The Phoenix dactylifera cultivar Barhee BC4 chromosome 9, palm_55x_up_171113_PBpolish2nd_filt_p, whole genome shotgun sequence genome window below encodes:
- the LOC103723088 gene encoding trihelix transcription factor ASR3-like — protein sequence MASAVSTAVANGHEETGGGGGGGGASPAAARPHRQPRWKRHEILVLIQGKRVVEGRGRRRAHRTAAVSVVEPKWAAVSWYCRRHGVDRGAVQCRKRWSNLACDFKKIRTWEKGPGAAKGGSFWAMRNDRRRERQLPGFFDRGVYEILDGAAEVEAVSAAAAEEEGKKTLAAAEGEEEEDEEEEEEAIFDSGRTAAEDGLFSDFEQEAAAADEEEVRPRAMMVVPISERKYEPLPPESSDPGMLNDKQPTENKDKGSPPREGQKRKRTPEEGEGDTSLQNQLIEVLERNCKMLAAQLEAQNINCQLDREQRKDQADSLLGVLNKLVDALGRIADKL from the exons ATGGCAAGCGCCGTCAGCACCGCTGTCGCCAACGGCCACGAGGAaacgggcggcggcggcggagggggcGGCGCCAGCCCCGCCGCTGCCCGGCCGCACCGCCAGCCGCGGTGGAAGCGGCACGAGATCCTGGTGCTGATACAGGGGAAGCGGGTGGTGGAGGGGCGGGGGCGGCGCCGGGCCCACCGGACGGCGGCGGTGTCGGTGGTGGAGCCGAAGTGGGCGGCGGTCTCGTGGTACTGCCGGCGGCACGGAGTGGACCGGGGGGCGGTGCAGTGCCGGAAGCGGTGGAGCAACCTGGCATGCGACTTCAAGAAGATACGGACATGGGAGAAGGGGCCGGGGGCGGCCAAGGGGGGGTCGTTCTGGGCGATGAGAAACGACCGCCGGCGAGAGCGGCAGCTGCCGGGGTTCTTTGACCGGGGGGTGTACGAGATCCTCGACGGGGCGGCTGAGGTGGAGGCGGTGtcggcagcggcggcggaggaggaagggAAGAAGACGCTAGCAGCGGCGGaaggcgaggaggaggaggacgaagaggaggaggaggaggccatcTTTGACAGTGGCCGGACGGCGGCGGAGGATGGGTTGTTCTCTGATTTCGAgcaggaggcggcggcggcggacgaGGAGGAGGTGAGGCCACGGGCGATGATGGTGGTGCCAATTTCAG AGAGGAAGTATGAACCATTACCACCGGAGTCTTCCGATCCAG GTATGCTGAATGATAAGCAGCCAACTGAGAACAAAGACAAGGGTTCGCCACCAAGAGAAGGACAGAAGCGGAAGCGGACAccagaggaaggagaaggagacaCTAGTCTCCAAAACCAACTGATTGAAGTTTTAGAGCGAAACTGCAAGATGCTGGCAGCCCAACTCGAAGCTCAAAACATCAACTGTCAACTGGATAGAGAGCAAAGGAAGGACCAAGCTGATAGCCTGCTTGGTGTTCTGAACAAACTGGTGGATGCTCTCGGAAGAATCGCAGATAAACTATAG